A genomic window from Astatotilapia calliptera chromosome 12, fAstCal1.2, whole genome shotgun sequence includes:
- the slc39a14 gene encoding metal cation symporter ZIP14 — protein sequence MLICCPHGRAATSTSLFHFDLAFLLALAVLLCQVTGQVESQTQSPAQVLQDFLSRYGDNSTITVPQLRSLLAALSQGQSESDSTAETPTTTPPQFNNSKCLPADTLAIYSMSEESRLDGQGFQELCPTMLQQLDAGSCRAHKGEEQSSDTYPRPSDAEVWGYGILCVTLISLCSLVGACVVPFMKKTFYKRLLLYFIALAIGTLYSNALFQLIPEAFGFDPMVDFYVSKSAVVFGGFYLFFFTEKVLRVLLKQKNGTHGHSHYPGADHYSTPDRDLEEGEKEKLQQNGEASSLALGKVDAGEGELMLSPAQTPQDSQSPDSGGRSGTSGGGCYWLKGTTYSDIGTLAWMITLSDGLHNFIDGLAIGASFTASVFQGISTSVAILCEEFPHELGDFVILLNAGMSIQQALFFNFLSACCCYLGMGFGILAGNSFSPNWIFALAGGMFLYIALADMFPEMNEVSREEEDAGGSSFLLTFGIQNAGLLTGFSIMLLLTTYSGQIQLG from the exons ATGCTCATCTGCTGCCCTCATGGCCGTGCCGCTACATCCACCAGCCTCTTTCACTTTGACTTGGCGTTCCTGCTGGCTCTAGCTGTGCTGCTCTGCCAGGTGACTGGTCAGGTGGAGAGTCAGACGCAGTCACCTGCTCAGGTGCTACAGGACTTTCTGTCCCGCTATGGGGACAACAGCACCATCACGGTCCCTCAGCTGCGATCTCTGTTAGCAGCCCTCAGCCAGGGCCAGAGTGAAAGCGACAGCACAGCTGAAACACCAACAACCACACCTCCCCAGTTCAACAACTCCAAG TGCTtgcctgcagacacactggccATTTACAGCATGAGCGAGGAGTCGCGGCTGGATGGCCAGGGTTTTCAGGAGCTGTGCCCCACcatgctgcagcagctggatgCTGGCAGCTGCAGGGCACATAAAGGGGAGGAGCAAAGCAGCGACACCTACCCCAGGCCCTCAGACGCTGAAG TTTGGGGCTATGGGATCCTATGCGTGACACTGATCTCTCTGTGCTCGCTGGTCGGGGCGTGCGTCGTGCCCTTCATGAAGAAAACCTTTTACAAGCGACTGCTGCTCTACTTCATAGCCCTGGCCATTGGCACTCTCTACTCCAACGCCCTGTTTCAGCTCATCCCAGAG GCCTTTGGATTTGACCCAATGGTCGATTTCTACGTGTCCAAGTCCGCCGTGGTGTTCGGAGGCTTTtacctcttcttcttcactgaaaaagttCTCAGAGTGCTCCTAAAGCAAAAAAACGGG ACCCACGGCCACAGCCACTACCCCGGTGCAGATCATTACTCAACCCCTGACAGGGATTTGGAGGAGGGGGAGAAGGAGAAGCTGCAGCAGAACGGAGAAGCCAGCAGCCTGGCTCTGGGCAAAGTGGACGCAGGGGAGGGCGAGCTCATGCTCAGCCCTGCACAGACTCCACAG GACTCTCAGAGTCCAGACAGCGGTGGCCGGTCAGGCACCAGTGGTGGCGGCTGCTATTGGCTGAAGGGGACGACCTACTCTGATATCGGCACGCTGGCCTGGATGATCACACTGAGCGACGGCCTGCACAACTTTATTGACGGCTTGGCCATCGGGGCCTCGTTCACCGCCTCTGTTTTCCAGGGCATCAGCACCTCGGTGGCGATCCTGTGCGAGGAGTTCCCCCATGAGCTGG GAGACTTTGTGATCCTGCTGAACGCCGGCATGAGCATACAGCAGGCTCTCTTCTTTAACTTCCTGTCGGCCTGCTGCTGCTACCTGGGCATGGGCTTTGGCATCCTGGCCGGTAACAGCTTCTCTCCCAACTGGATCTTCGCCCTGGCAGGAGGAATGTTCCTCTACATCGCTCTGGCAGACATG TTTCCAGAGATGAACGAGGTGAGTCGTGAGGAAGAGGATGCAGGCGGCAGCAGCTTCCTCCTCACCTTTGGCATCCAGAACGCCGGCCTGCTGACGGGCTTCTCCATCATGCTCCTCCTGACGACGTACTCTGGACAGATACAGCTGGGCTAG
- the LOC113034011 gene encoding STAM-binding protein-like A, giving the protein MADHTDVSLQPEERVRALTKKGSSVEINDDMPPRRYFRSGMEMIRMANIYTEEGNIEHAFVLYNKYITLFIEKLPKHRDYKTANIPEKKDTLKKLKDVAFPQAEILKKALLKRFEQEYAQYLVKKKEEEEVLAQQQSKQRALDAERERVAEMQRRQREQEQFSAFEEMIRRQELEKERQRVLLEFATPAEPSSDTPLIPGIQGPPLVSPTFPQIPGELSNHQHNRPPTSIGTPTTGPPSFDRSLKPGSLVSPGNNNTMVDALRQLAVPAELCRSFLRLAEANTSRAVETCGILCGKLTRNAFTVTHVIVPKQCGGPDYCDTENEEELFLMQDQYDLITLGWIHTHPTQTAFLSSVDLHTHCSYQIMLPEAIAIVCSPKFNEIGYFRLTDRGTDEISTCKQKGFHPHSKEPPLFTHAGHVTITDGTVSMMDLR; this is encoded by the exons ATGGCCGATCACACTGATGTCAGCCTGCAGCCGGAGGAGCGCGTCCGCGCCCTGACCAAGAAGGGCAGCTCGGTGGAGATTAATGACGACATGCCCCCACGCCGCTACTTCCGCTCAGGCATGGAGATGATCCGCATGGCTAACATCTACACGGAGGAGGGCAACATCGAGCATGCCTTTGTCCTTTACAATAAATATATTAC GCTCTTTATAGAAAAACTTCCCAAGCATCGGGATTATAAGACAGCCAACATTCCTGAGAAAAAGGACACACTAAAG AAACTGAAGGATGTTGCGTTTCCTCAGGCTGAGATTCTCAAAAAGGCTCTACTGAAAAGATTTGAACAGGAATATGCTCAATATCTTGTCAAAAAG aaagaggaggaggaggtgttggCGCAGCAGCAGTCCAAGCAGCGAGCGCTGGACGCAGAGCGGGAACGTGTGGCTGAGATGCAGCGGCGGCAGCGGGAGCAGGAGCAGTTCAGTGCCTTTGAGGAGATGATCCGCCGCCAAGAGTTGGAGAAGGAGCGCCAACGAGTGCTTCTGGAGTTTGCCACTCCGGCTGAGCCTTCCTCTGACACACCCCTCATCCCAGGCATCCAGGGCCCCCCGTTAGTCTCCCCTACCTTTCCTCAGATCCCAGGTGAACTGTCCAACCACCAACATAACCGCCCTCCCACATCCATCGGCACACCCACCACCGGCCCGCCCAGCTTTGACCGCTCACTCAAGCCGGGGTCTCTGGTCAGCCCGGGGAATAACA ATACAATGGTGGATGCCCTTCGGCAGTTGGCTGTTCCCGCTGAGTTGTGCCGGAGCTTTCTGAGGTTGGCTGAGGCCAACACAAGCAGAGCTGTAGAAACTTGTGGCATCCTATGTGGCAAACTG ACCAGAAATGCGTTTACTGTGACCCACGTCATCGTACCAAAGCAGTGCGGCGGACCGGACTATTGTGACACGGAAAACGAGGAGGAACTCTTCCTCATGCAGGACCAGTATGATCTTATCACACTCGGCTGGATACAT ACTCACCCCACACAGACAGCCTTCTTGTCCAGCGTAGACCTCCACACGCACTGCTCCTACCAGATCATGCTGCCAGAGGCCATCGCTATAGTCTGCTCGCCTAAATTCAACGA aattggCTACTTCAGACTGACAGATCGGGGAACAGATGAGATTTCCACATGTAAACAGAAAGGGTTTCATCCTCACAGCAAAGAGCCACCTCTATTTACA CACGCCGGACATGTCACCATCACTGATGGCACCGTGTCCATGATGGATTTGCGGTGA